The proteins below are encoded in one region of Bifidobacterium dentium JCM 1195 = DSM 20436:
- the malQ gene encoding 4-alpha-glucanotransferase — MTEQTENATRLARPLIRLAKLVGVATSYVGMSHDYHEIEDDVLVAVLKALGIDASNDGAIEQSMESILRDCRSRLVAPTVLHTVGKPSKVLVNVGVLEAPQASITLEDGSEFAGKIAYGAGDGSIHEIDDTFVSTSSVILPEGLPAGYHTLHVRVGERTQDATVISAPEKIELLDDMKEGSLWGWMSQLYSIRSNGSWGVGDYEDLKTLLVESKRRTGADFMLINPMHAAEPVPPLTPSPYLPISRRFINFSYIRPESVPEYATLNPDGKKQVDELHARVEPLNGDAQVIDRDAMWRAKMHALWIIFTSGRTAERQAQFKEYLAGCGDELESYATWCLCYDKWGAPNGRPDNWERMFNRDSVEIRELRDRFPDTLEFYRWLEWVATEQLHAAQQAAREAGMKIGIVADMAVGVHPSGSDVWWNPERFAKGATVGAPPDMFNQQGQDWSQPPLNPIALERTGYKVYRDMVHGMFANAGAVRIDHILGLFRLWWIPEGKKATDGTYVYYDSDVMLGVLALEASRAGGVVVGEDLGVVPPYVSKSLSAHGILGCAVEWFEQFDGEFRAPHDWRPYALASVNTHDMPPAAGYLEYGHVKLREQLGLLSGPVEEFRASATAEHNAMLNMLVEEGYLDKAALRDELANENEIVDALYRGLKGSPCKLMAASIVDAVGEKRTQNQPGTNNEYPNWRIPLADGKGNLVPLEELFDQPRLQEIAAIMRG, encoded by the coding sequence ATGACAGAACAGACCGAAAACGCAACGCGTCTCGCCCGGCCGCTCATTCGTCTGGCCAAGTTGGTCGGCGTCGCCACCAGCTATGTGGGCATGAGCCATGATTACCATGAAATCGAAGACGATGTTCTGGTGGCGGTGCTCAAGGCGCTTGGTATCGACGCTTCCAACGATGGGGCGATCGAACAGTCCATGGAATCCATTCTTCGCGACTGCCGTTCACGGCTGGTGGCACCCACGGTGCTGCACACGGTGGGCAAGCCGAGCAAGGTGCTGGTCAACGTCGGCGTCCTCGAGGCGCCGCAGGCCAGCATCACGTTGGAGGATGGCAGTGAATTCGCGGGGAAGATCGCCTATGGTGCCGGTGACGGCTCCATCCATGAGATTGACGACACGTTCGTCTCCACTTCTTCGGTGATATTGCCGGAGGGCCTACCGGCCGGATACCATACCCTGCATGTACGGGTGGGGGAGCGCACCCAGGATGCAACCGTTATCAGCGCTCCGGAAAAGATCGAACTGCTCGATGACATGAAGGAAGGCTCCCTGTGGGGTTGGATGAGTCAGCTGTACTCCATCCGTTCCAACGGCTCCTGGGGCGTGGGCGACTATGAGGATCTCAAGACCCTGCTGGTCGAATCCAAGAGAAGGACCGGTGCCGACTTCATGCTCATCAATCCGATGCATGCCGCCGAACCGGTGCCGCCGTTGACGCCGTCGCCGTACCTGCCGATCTCCCGTCGCTTCATCAACTTCAGCTACATTCGCCCGGAATCCGTGCCGGAATATGCCACGCTGAACCCTGATGGCAAGAAGCAGGTCGACGAGTTGCATGCGCGTGTCGAACCGCTCAACGGCGATGCACAGGTCATCGACCGCGACGCCATGTGGCGGGCCAAGATGCACGCGTTGTGGATCATCTTCACATCCGGACGTACCGCCGAACGTCAGGCGCAGTTCAAGGAATACCTGGCCGGTTGCGGCGACGAGCTCGAATCCTATGCCACGTGGTGCCTGTGCTACGACAAATGGGGCGCGCCCAATGGCAGGCCCGACAATTGGGAGCGTATGTTCAACCGCGATTCCGTCGAGATTCGGGAATTGCGCGACCGGTTCCCCGATACGCTCGAGTTCTACCGCTGGCTCGAATGGGTGGCCACCGAGCAGCTTCATGCGGCGCAGCAGGCCGCACGCGAGGCCGGCATGAAGATCGGCATCGTCGCCGACATGGCCGTGGGCGTGCATCCGTCCGGCTCCGACGTGTGGTGGAATCCGGAACGTTTCGCCAAGGGTGCCACGGTCGGCGCCCCGCCGGACATGTTCAACCAGCAGGGCCAGGATTGGAGCCAGCCGCCATTGAACCCGATCGCTCTGGAGCGGACCGGCTACAAAGTGTACCGGGACATGGTGCATGGCATGTTCGCCAATGCCGGTGCCGTGCGCATCGACCATATTCTCGGTCTGTTCCGTTTGTGGTGGATTCCGGAAGGCAAGAAGGCCACCGACGGCACCTACGTGTACTACGATTCCGACGTCATGCTTGGCGTATTGGCGCTTGAGGCTTCGCGCGCCGGTGGCGTGGTGGTAGGCGAGGACCTCGGCGTGGTGCCGCCGTATGTGTCCAAGTCGCTGTCCGCGCATGGCATTCTTGGCTGTGCCGTGGAATGGTTCGAGCAGTTCGATGGCGAGTTCCGTGCGCCGCATGATTGGCGCCCGTATGCATTGGCCTCCGTCAACACGCACGACATGCCGCCGGCGGCCGGCTATCTCGAATACGGCCACGTCAAGCTACGTGAGCAGCTGGGCCTGCTGTCCGGGCCGGTGGAGGAATTCCGGGCCTCCGCGACCGCCGAGCACAACGCCATGCTGAACATGCTCGTCGAGGAGGGGTATCTCGACAAGGCGGCCCTGCGGGATGAGCTCGCCAACGAAAACGAGATCGTCGATGCGCTGTACCGCGGGCTCAAGGGCTCGCCATGCAAGCTCATGGCCGCATCCATCGTCGACGCGGTCGGCGAAAAGCGTACGCAGAACCAGCCGGGCACGAACAACGAGTATCCGAACTGGCGTATCCCGTTGGCTGACGGCAAGGGCAATCTCGTGCCCTTGGAAGAGTTGTTCGACCAACCGCGTCTTCAGGAGATTGCCGCCATCATGCGCGGCTGA
- the rplM gene encoding 50S ribosomal protein L13: protein MKTFTPKPADLTHDWYIIDATDVVLGRLSSQAAILLRGKNKPTYAPHADSGNHVIIINADKIALTGNKMGKELYKHSGRPGGLRRDSYAELLEKDPERIIRSAIKGMLPKNRLAKVQLGRLRIFRGAEHPHTAQQPQVFEIAQVSQQAK, encoded by the coding sequence GTGAAAACTTTCACTCCGAAGCCAGCTGATCTGACTCACGACTGGTACATCATCGACGCCACCGACGTGGTGCTCGGCCGTCTTTCCTCCCAGGCAGCCATCCTGCTGCGTGGCAAGAACAAGCCGACCTACGCTCCGCACGCCGATTCCGGTAACCACGTGATCATCATCAATGCCGACAAGATCGCTCTGACCGGCAACAAGATGGGCAAGGAACTGTACAAGCACTCCGGTCGTCCGGGTGGTCTGCGTCGCGATAGCTACGCCGAACTTCTGGAAAAGGATCCTGAGCGCATCATCCGTTCCGCTATCAAGGGCATGCTGCCGAAGAACCGTCTGGCCAAGGTGCAGCTGGGTCGCCTGCGCATCTTCCGTGGTGCCGAGCATCCGCACACCGCACAGCAGCCGCAGGTTTTCGAGATCGCTCAGGTCTCGCAGCAGGCTAAGTGA
- the rpsI gene encoding 30S ribosomal protein S9, which yields MAENTNNSAVLETEEELTSYTTETNAGAGTGTSAIAPGYGTGRRKEAVARVRLVPGTGKWTINGRTLEEYFPAKLLQREVNSPIVLLKLEGKFDAIVLVDGGGTTGQAGAIRLGVARALNAIDRDANRATLKKAGFLTRDARVVERKKAGLHKARRAPQFSKR from the coding sequence ATGGCTGAAAACACCAACAACTCCGCGGTTCTCGAGACCGAAGAGGAGCTCACCTCGTACACCACCGAAACCAACGCTGGCGCTGGCACCGGCACTTCCGCCATCGCTCCGGGCTACGGCACCGGTCGTCGCAAGGAAGCCGTCGCTCGCGTTCGTCTGGTTCCGGGCACCGGCAAGTGGACCATCAACGGTCGCACCCTGGAAGAGTACTTCCCGGCCAAGCTGCTGCAGCGTGAGGTCAACTCCCCGATCGTTCTGCTCAAGCTCGAAGGCAAGTTCGACGCTATCGTCCTCGTTGATGGTGGCGGCACCACCGGTCAGGCTGGTGCAATCCGCCTGGGCGTTGCCCGCGCGCTGAACGCCATCGATCGTGATGCGAACCGCGCCACCCTGAAGAAGGCTGGCTTCCTGACCCGCGACGCCCGCGTCGTGGAACGCAAGAAGGCCGGTCTGCACAAGGCTCGTCGCGCTCCGCAGTTCTCGAAGCGCTAA
- the glgX gene encoding glycogen debranching protein GlgX, whose translation MRNPPLHRYATRPGLYFTDDGGADAVVRSETADQVWFCVLEPLDQPSAFYAEAVRLFNEPDISFIEQAQSQKICTRRIPSLNLRETLFMMDGPNYGLWYVHIPKAWDGMHYGYRVNGPWDPNHGVSFNPYKLLLDPYAKGIDGSMKLNPGAFAYACEIMNGKVKGSPFGPMSTVDSLGHMPVSVAIDDRDANKHEGEPSHPHVAWSKTIIYELHVKGFTANAPWLPKELRGTYAGLAHPSTLSYLQDLGVTSIELMPIQAKQPELFLQERGRTNYWGYSTLGYFAPEPSYATRAAQEAGAAAVRKEVIDMVRALHEAGFEVIMDVVYNHTCESGPEGPTICWRGLDNLSYYRRNKEKISRLYDTTGCGNTLDFTNTHVVTFAVDSLRYWAKRIGIDGFRFDLAATLARLDGDFTSYHPFLYALRSDMLLGNLKMIMEPWDVGPGGWRTGQFGIPFAEWNDRFRDTTRKFWLTDVKRNRGGESGVVTMQEMATRLCGSADLFATDPGRGSTASVNYVACHDGFTMADLTRYRHKHNERNGEDNRDGTNDNHSVNFGYEGPSDDPIIIQQRERAMANMLGMLLLSLGTPMLLSGDEFGNSQNGNNNAYMQDNPTTWLDWDWLYSTEQTPELKQFDLVSRLIALRKSRDLYDHEDFFTRLSKIGLLKRSDRVHWFLPSGHAPHDADWTNPAVRTFAMQLLSPDGSSLMILINGSDEISRFHLPADKEWEMVWSSAEVSGEYPGQGTSVDRVAELNEESENKPAGRFSDHLHRLNMMYWHADVNDGAVPEDIYDAEGADDPTLWTIPALSISVMRQISAD comes from the coding sequence ATGAGAAACCCACCCTTGCATCGTTACGCAACCCGACCTGGTCTCTACTTCACCGACGATGGTGGCGCGGACGCAGTAGTCCGTTCCGAAACGGCGGATCAGGTGTGGTTCTGCGTGCTTGAACCCCTCGACCAACCCAGTGCCTTCTACGCCGAAGCGGTACGCCTGTTCAACGAGCCGGACATCTCGTTCATCGAACAGGCGCAATCGCAGAAGATCTGTACCAGACGCATCCCCTCGCTCAATCTGCGGGAGACGCTGTTCATGATGGACGGCCCGAATTACGGCTTATGGTACGTGCACATACCCAAGGCATGGGACGGCATGCATTACGGCTACCGCGTGAACGGCCCATGGGACCCGAACCACGGCGTGAGCTTCAATCCATACAAGCTGCTGCTCGACCCTTATGCAAAAGGCATCGATGGCTCGATGAAACTTAACCCGGGTGCATTCGCCTACGCATGCGAAATCATGAACGGCAAGGTCAAAGGTTCGCCGTTCGGCCCGATGAGCACCGTTGACTCACTGGGCCATATGCCGGTTTCCGTGGCCATCGACGATCGCGATGCGAACAAACATGAGGGCGAGCCCTCGCATCCGCATGTGGCTTGGAGCAAAACCATCATCTATGAGCTGCACGTCAAGGGTTTCACCGCCAACGCACCATGGTTGCCGAAAGAGCTACGCGGCACCTATGCGGGCCTGGCCCACCCCTCGACGCTCTCCTATCTGCAGGATCTGGGCGTGACCTCCATCGAATTGATGCCGATTCAGGCCAAGCAACCGGAACTGTTCCTGCAGGAACGCGGCCGCACCAATTATTGGGGCTATTCCACATTGGGATACTTCGCCCCGGAGCCCTCGTACGCCACTAGGGCCGCGCAGGAGGCGGGAGCGGCCGCCGTTCGCAAAGAGGTCATCGACATGGTGCGCGCACTGCACGAAGCGGGCTTCGAAGTGATCATGGACGTGGTCTACAACCACACCTGCGAATCCGGTCCGGAAGGCCCCACCATCTGCTGGCGCGGTCTCGACAACCTCTCCTACTACAGGCGCAACAAGGAGAAGATCAGTCGCCTGTACGACACCACCGGATGCGGCAATACGCTCGACTTCACCAACACGCATGTCGTCACCTTCGCGGTGGATTCCCTGCGCTACTGGGCCAAACGCATCGGCATCGACGGCTTCCGCTTCGACCTGGCGGCCACGTTGGCCCGTCTCGACGGCGATTTCACCAGTTACCACCCGTTCCTGTACGCCCTGCGCTCCGACATGCTGCTGGGCAATCTGAAGATGATCATGGAACCTTGGGACGTCGGTCCGGGAGGTTGGCGCACCGGCCAGTTCGGCATTCCGTTCGCCGAATGGAACGACCGGTTCCGCGATACCACACGCAAGTTCTGGCTGACCGATGTGAAACGTAATCGAGGCGGCGAATCCGGCGTGGTGACCATGCAGGAGATGGCCACTCGTCTGTGCGGTTCGGCCGACCTATTCGCCACCGATCCCGGACGTGGCTCGACCGCATCCGTGAATTACGTGGCCTGCCATGACGGTTTTACCATGGCCGATCTTACGCGCTACCGCCACAAGCATAATGAGCGCAACGGCGAAGACAACCGCGACGGTACGAACGACAATCATTCGGTCAATTTCGGTTATGAGGGCCCCAGCGACGACCCCATCATCATTCAGCAGCGCGAACGGGCCATGGCGAACATGCTCGGCATGCTGCTCCTGTCGTTGGGCACGCCGATGTTGCTCTCCGGAGACGAATTCGGCAATTCGCAGAACGGCAATAACAATGCCTACATGCAAGACAATCCGACCACATGGCTGGATTGGGACTGGTTGTACAGCACCGAGCAGACACCGGAACTCAAGCAGTTCGATCTGGTGTCGCGTCTGATTGCGTTGCGCAAATCCCGCGATCTGTATGATCATGAGGATTTCTTCACCAGATTGAGCAAGATCGGACTGCTCAAGCGTTCCGATCGTGTGCACTGGTTCCTGCCGAGCGGCCATGCCCCACATGACGCCGATTGGACGAATCCAGCGGTACGCACCTTTGCCATGCAGCTGCTCTCTCCCGATGGATCGAGCCTGATGATTCTGATCAACGGTTCCGACGAAATCTCCCGTTTCCATCTGCCGGCCGACAAGGAGTGGGAGATGGTGTGGTCCTCCGCCGAAGTTTCAGGAGAATACCCCGGCCAAGGTACGTCGGTGGACCGTGTGGCCGAACTGAATGAGGAATCGGAAAACAAGCCGGCGGGTCGTTTCAGCGATCATCTGCATCGTCTGAACATGATGTACTGGCATGCCGACGTGAACGACGGAGCCGTGCCCGAAGACATCTATGATGCCGAAGGCGCTGATGATCCGACCCTATGGACGATTCCGGCGTTGAGCATCAGCGTGATGCGGCAGATATCCGCCGACTGA
- a CDS encoding zinc-dependent alcohol dehydrogenase family protein yields MKALVLTGVKEFEIQDLATPEILPNEVLINTAYAGVCGTDHDLYAGRPGSAAAVPPIVLGHENSGVVAAIGAEVTNVKVGDRVAVDPNIYCGQCEYCLTQRPELCDHLSAVGVTRDGGLAEQFTAPATVVYALPDNVSLRDAAAIEPVSCAVHGLDLLKLHPYQKALVIGDGFMGQIFAQLLQAYGVHRVDLAGIFDEKLERNKSQFGVTETYNTTREQIPSEAYDVIIEAVGLPATQAQAISAAKKGAQVLMFGVGPQEAHFEMNTYDIYKKQLTIQGSFINPLTFRDAISLVSSGKMNIGGLISHELGLEEVQDFLDGKISGVSKAVVAIGD; encoded by the coding sequence ATGAAGGCTCTGGTACTTACCGGCGTCAAGGAATTCGAGATCCAAGATCTGGCCACTCCCGAGATACTGCCGAATGAGGTGCTGATCAACACCGCATATGCGGGTGTGTGCGGTACCGATCACGATCTGTATGCGGGCCGTCCTGGCTCCGCCGCAGCCGTGCCGCCGATCGTGCTGGGGCATGAGAACTCGGGCGTCGTTGCCGCGATCGGTGCTGAGGTCACCAACGTCAAGGTCGGCGATCGGGTGGCCGTCGATCCGAACATCTACTGCGGTCAATGCGAGTACTGCCTTACTCAGCGTCCGGAACTGTGTGACCATCTGAGCGCCGTCGGCGTCACCCGTGACGGTGGTCTGGCCGAGCAGTTCACCGCTCCGGCCACCGTGGTCTATGCGCTGCCCGACAATGTCTCCCTGCGCGACGCCGCCGCCATCGAGCCCGTTTCCTGTGCGGTGCATGGCCTTGATTTGCTCAAGCTTCACCCGTACCAGAAGGCTTTGGTCATCGGTGACGGCTTCATGGGGCAGATTTTCGCTCAGCTGCTGCAGGCCTACGGTGTGCATCGGGTCGACTTGGCGGGCATCTTCGACGAGAAGTTGGAACGCAACAAGTCGCAGTTCGGCGTTACCGAAACCTACAATACGACCCGTGAGCAGATTCCGTCCGAGGCCTATGACGTCATCATCGAGGCCGTTGGACTTCCGGCAACGCAGGCGCAGGCCATCAGTGCCGCGAAAAAGGGAGCCCAGGTGCTGATGTTCGGCGTCGGCCCGCAGGAAGCCCATTTCGAAATGAACACCTATGACATCTACAAGAAGCAGTTGACCATCCAAGGGTCCTTCATTAACCCGTTGACGTTCCGTGACGCCATCTCGCTGGTGTCTTCGGGCAAGATGAACATCGGCGGACTGATCAGCCATGAGCTCGGGCTCGAAGAGGTGCAGGATTTCCTCGATGGCAAGATTTCCGGCGTTTCCAAGGCCGTCGTCGCAATCGGCGACTGA
- a CDS encoding MFS transporter yields the protein MIGILERLGVPRSLMLGFLAVAIFMTGDGFELTFLSKFMVDQGFASSQASLLVTIYGLFAALGGWSAGVLAEMFGARRVMLFGACWWIGIHLLFLGVAIPSHVYLLILGLYALRGIGYPLFIYSFVVLMAQYISPARLASATGFFWTCFSLGIGVFGAYLPSFIMPVFGEYKTFWFALPFSVVGTVMCFFFVPKNKIVKGEGLSRKKQLKELTEGATILVTNRKILICAIIRIINNLLLYGFPVIMPLYLCTAHNGGINIFKTEEWMRIWGFVFVVTLIFNTFWGWFMDRFGWVWPMRWFGCAVLAVGSVAFYYIPQWFGANALMMIVAAIIVGIGTCAFSSLPTIMTLYAGEGKQGAALSAYNLAAGLTTFAGPGIATILLPTIGYGGVCWTYAALYVLAFVLTLCIRPKQPGFDGHGHRIRHTASPRVLVEEIEKVAQAAA from the coding sequence ATGATCGGTATTCTTGAACGACTGGGCGTTCCTCGTTCGTTGATGCTTGGTTTTCTTGCCGTCGCAATCTTTATGACCGGTGATGGTTTCGAACTGACGTTCCTGTCGAAATTCATGGTGGACCAGGGATTCGCCTCATCCCAGGCCTCACTGTTAGTGACTATATATGGCCTGTTCGCGGCGCTCGGTGGATGGTCCGCCGGTGTACTGGCCGAGATGTTCGGTGCGCGCAGGGTCATGCTGTTCGGTGCATGCTGGTGGATCGGCATCCATCTGCTGTTCCTCGGCGTTGCCATCCCCAGCCACGTCTACCTGTTGATCCTCGGTCTGTATGCGTTGCGAGGCATCGGGTACCCGCTGTTCATCTACAGCTTCGTAGTGTTGATGGCGCAATACATCTCCCCGGCTAGGCTGGCTTCGGCCACAGGCTTCTTCTGGACCTGCTTCTCCCTGGGCATCGGCGTGTTCGGTGCCTATCTGCCAAGTTTCATCATGCCGGTTTTCGGCGAATATAAGACCTTCTGGTTCGCATTGCCCTTCTCCGTCGTCGGCACGGTCATGTGCTTCTTCTTCGTGCCGAAGAATAAGATCGTCAAAGGTGAGGGCTTGAGCCGCAAGAAGCAGCTGAAGGAACTGACCGAAGGCGCCACCATCCTTGTCACGAATCGTAAGATCCTCATCTGCGCCATCATCCGCATCATCAACAATCTGCTGCTATACGGCTTCCCGGTCATCATGCCGCTGTACCTGTGCACCGCGCACAACGGTGGCATCAACATCTTCAAAACCGAGGAATGGATGCGCATCTGGGGATTCGTATTCGTGGTCACACTGATCTTCAACACCTTCTGGGGTTGGTTCATGGACCGTTTCGGCTGGGTGTGGCCGATGCGTTGGTTCGGGTGTGCGGTGCTCGCCGTCGGTTCCGTGGCCTTCTATTACATACCGCAATGGTTCGGTGCGAATGCGTTGATGATGATCGTCGCGGCGATCATCGTCGGTATCGGTACCTGCGCCTTCTCGTCGCTTCCGACCATCATGACGTTGTATGCCGGCGAAGGCAAGCAGGGCGCGGCTCTTTCCGCATACAATCTTGCCGCAGGCCTCACCACATTCGCAGGCCCCGGCATTGCGACGATATTGTTGCCGACCATCGGCTATGGCGGTGTGTGCTGGACCTATGCCGCGCTCTACGTGCTGGCATTCGTGCTGACGCTGTGTATCCGCCCGAAGCAGCCCGGCTTCGACGGCCACGGGCATCGCATCAGGCATACGGCTTCGCCAAGGGTCCTCGTGGAAGAGATCGAGAAAGTCGCGCAGGCCGCCGCCTGA
- a CDS encoding ROK family transcriptional regulator, with translation MKTTPPASVKELNKRAITAYLYSKGPATKQMLERELNLSLPTITQNLRTLEVEGLIRKGEQLESTGGRKAQTFAFVCRAKIAIGVTMRANGLTLCAVDLGGNVISRKFKLLPYHNTDIYYQQMGVIINAFAAGVERNDDNVLGVAFSIQGIVSADGQTITFGNIMGNTGLRLDVIAQNVKFPCIMIHDSDAAAMAELWFDHSLTDAVCVYLEMRPGGAVIVDGQLYQGPNLCNGTIEHMTLVPDGGECYCGQRGCMDVYCSPEALTEDGESLSGFFSVLEQGEQEHRQRFNGWLGNVAQAIRNIRSMLAGDIIIGGEAAHYLDDDDVTTLKRLVEERSAFHTDHFTLRKSLCLDNQNEIGAALRFVQIFIDEICGHAA, from the coding sequence ATGAAGACGACGCCTCCCGCATCCGTCAAGGAACTCAACAAACGCGCCATCACGGCGTACCTGTATTCCAAAGGCCCTGCCACAAAGCAGATGCTGGAACGCGAACTGAACCTGAGTTTGCCCACCATCACACAGAATCTACGCACGCTGGAAGTCGAAGGCCTCATCCGTAAAGGCGAGCAACTCGAATCCACCGGCGGACGCAAGGCACAGACCTTCGCCTTCGTCTGCAGGGCGAAGATCGCAATCGGCGTGACCATGCGTGCCAACGGGTTGACTCTGTGCGCGGTCGACCTTGGCGGCAACGTCATCTCGCGCAAGTTCAAGCTCCTGCCCTACCACAACACTGACATCTACTACCAACAGATGGGCGTCATCATCAACGCTTTCGCCGCAGGCGTCGAGAGGAACGACGACAACGTTCTCGGTGTGGCTTTCAGCATCCAAGGCATCGTCTCCGCGGACGGACAGACCATCACCTTCGGCAATATCATGGGCAATACCGGACTTCGGCTTGACGTCATCGCGCAAAACGTGAAGTTTCCATGCATCATGATCCACGATTCCGATGCCGCGGCCATGGCCGAACTGTGGTTTGACCATTCGCTCACCGATGCCGTATGCGTGTATCTCGAAATGCGTCCGGGCGGAGCCGTCATCGTTGACGGCCAACTCTACCAAGGGCCGAATCTCTGCAATGGCACCATTGAGCATATGACGCTGGTGCCGGATGGAGGTGAATGCTACTGCGGGCAGCGCGGTTGCATGGATGTCTACTGCTCCCCCGAGGCCCTGACCGAAGACGGCGAAAGCCTATCCGGCTTCTTCAGCGTACTTGAACAGGGTGAACAGGAGCACCGGCAACGGTTTAACGGATGGCTTGGCAACGTGGCGCAAGCCATCCGCAACATTCGATCCATGTTGGCCGGCGATATCATCATCGGCGGCGAAGCCGCGCACTATCTCGACGATGACGATGTCACCACCCTTAAAAGACTCGTCGAGGAACGCAGCGCTTTCCACACCGATCATTTCACGCTACGTAAGAGTCTGTGCCTGGACAACCAGAACGAAATCGGTGCGGCATTGCGTTTCGTGCAAATCTTCATCGACGAGATTTGCGGCCACGCCGCCTGA